Proteins encoded within one genomic window of Mya arenaria isolate MELC-2E11 chromosome 13, ASM2691426v1:
- the LOC128215498 gene encoding uncharacterized protein LOC128215498, with translation MGMTSGERSALWRKRQRENPNLHQQYKEKENERYLKRKESGHIKSVKDMNAREKRKTRRNCKYGKEIQSMHFGASQRQISIHTGVAYLQGTATAFSTISDCLKHSPPAIWAHLNPVLQHMKTKSSVDSVHFVSDGPTTQYRSRSNFFLFSIEIIDMGFKYSTWNFLEAGHGKGAPDGVGATIKRHADQLVNSKGMDVMCAADLMDGLKDTTSKLMFEIKEEAVANYERQIANVTIPAVPETMKMHQATVVNRGLISSRPLSCFCFKDCECYSPVLTCMSKNVSHENPGGSSGGSSADVVADDFIQSTNDPFRPLVLSDSLIGSYCVVDYEGLPYPGLIMDVDEDTVEVTAMCRIGPNRFFWPLVEDRLWYGKEKLITLLEEEPALVTKRHRHIDSCMWKRILEKMGLDEAGKKAL, from the exons ATGGGTATGACAAGCGGAGAAAGGTCTGCGCTCTGGAGGAAGAGACAACGGGAAAATCCTAACTTGCATCAAcaatataaagaaaaagaaaatgagcgctacttaaaaagaaaagaaagcgGCCATATTAAATCTGTTAAAGATATGAATGCGAGGGAGAAAAGGAAAACTAGGCG CAATTGCAAATATGGAAAAGAAATACAATCAATGCATTTTGGGGCGTCACAGCGCCAGATATCGATCCATACAGGCGTCGCATATTTGCAAGGGACTGCAACAGCCTTTAGTACTATATCAGACTGCCTGAAACATTCCCCGCCTGCCATATGGGCACATTTGAATCCAGTGTTACaacacatgaaaacaaaatcgtCAGTTGACTCTGTGCATTTCGTAAGCGATGGCCCAACCACTCAGTATCGATCTAGGTCgaacttctttcttttttcgaTTGAAATAATCGACATGGGATTTAAATATAGCACGTGGAACTTTCTAGAAGCTGGTCACGGTAAGGGGGCCCCTGACGGCGTAGGGGCAACAATTAAACGCCATGCTGACCAGCTCGTCAATAGTAAAGGAATGGACGTCATGTGCGCTGCGGACCTTATGGATGGCCTGAAAGATACTACATCGAAACTAATGTTCGAGATAAAGGAAGAGGCAGTGGCAAACTACGAAAGGCAAATCGCCAATGTGACAATACCAGCAGTGCCTGAAACTATGAAAATGCACCAG GCTACGGTTGTCAATAGAGGGCTGATAAGTTCCAGACCACTGAGCTGCTTCTGCTTCAAAGACTGCGAATGCTACTCGCCAGTTCTGACTTGTATGAGCAAGAACGTGTCTCAT GAGAATCCTGGGGGCTCCAGCGGTGGCAGTTCTGCCGATGTTGTTGCCGACGATTTCATCCAG AGTACGAACGATCCGTTCCGGCCACTAGTATTGAGTGATTCGCTGATTGGTTCCTACTGTGTGGTTGATTATGAGGGGCTTCCATATCCAGGCCTCATTATGGATGTCGACGAAGACACAGTAGAGGTCACGGCCATGTGTAGAATAGGTCCTAATCGTTTCTTTTGGCCACTCGTCGAAGACCGCCTGTGGTACGGCAAGGAAAAGCTTATAACCCTACTTGAAGAGGAACCGGCATTGGTCACAAAGCGACACCGCCACATTGACTCTTGTATGTGGAAACGCATCCTCGAGAAAATGGGGCTTGATGAAGCGGGAAAGAAGGCTTTATAA